A stretch of Bradyrhizobium sp. AZCC 2262 DNA encodes these proteins:
- a CDS encoding SDR family oxidoreductase: MSPEPADANSPPPPEPFGLTDDELAIQRTVFASDALGGMVVVVTGATGGIGRAIAWLFARLGAHVVLVGRNQAKLDALTARMTQHAMTVSSFAADIRDPDAVQTLFDAIWKARGRVDSLINSAGGQFPQAAIDISVKGWNAVIETNLNGTWYMMQAAAQHWRDARHPGSIVNIVVVTTHGLYGIAHSVAARAGVVGLSRSVAVEWAPLKIRVNCVAPGLIETEGWKVYSPEARAAYPRSNPMMHAGSAWDVAEACVYLAGPSGGFVTGETLTVDGGGQLWGETWTTGKPPYFGGETR, translated from the coding sequence ATGTCGCCTGAACCGGCCGACGCCAATTCTCCGCCGCCACCGGAACCGTTCGGCCTCACGGATGACGAACTCGCCATTCAACGGACGGTGTTCGCGTCCGATGCGCTGGGCGGTATGGTCGTGGTGGTCACGGGCGCAACAGGCGGAATTGGACGCGCCATTGCGTGGCTGTTCGCGCGGCTTGGCGCGCACGTAGTCCTGGTGGGCCGCAATCAAGCCAAGCTTGACGCCTTGACGGCACGCATGACGCAGCACGCGATGACGGTTTCGTCATTTGCAGCCGATATCAGGGACCCGGATGCGGTCCAAACGCTGTTTGACGCAATCTGGAAAGCCCGAGGCCGCGTCGACAGCCTGATCAACAGCGCCGGCGGCCAGTTTCCGCAGGCTGCGATCGACATTTCCGTGAAGGGCTGGAACGCCGTCATCGAAACCAATCTCAACGGCACCTGGTACATGATGCAGGCCGCCGCACAGCATTGGCGCGACGCCAGGCATCCCGGCAGTATCGTCAATATTGTGGTCGTTACTACCCACGGGCTCTATGGCATCGCGCACAGCGTCGCCGCACGCGCTGGAGTCGTTGGCTTGTCTCGCAGCGTCGCAGTCGAATGGGCGCCTCTGAAGATCCGCGTCAATTGCGTGGCGCCGGGCCTGATCGAGACCGAGGGCTGGAAGGTATATTCGCCGGAAGCGCGTGCTGCCTATCCGCGATCCAACCCGATGATGCATGCAGGGTCGGCATGGGATGTCGCGGAGGCCTGCGTCTATCTCGCCGGACCATCCGGGGGATTCGTAACGGGCGAAACCCTTACCGTGGATGGCGGCGGCCAACTCTGGGGCGAAACGTGGACGACGGGTAAACCGCCCTACTTCGGCGGCGAGACCCGCTAG
- a CDS encoding acyl-CoA dehydrogenase family protein: MSTGHAGSSGDNRISTFGLDEQQQTILDQADRFAHKELYPLCERMDRDEWWPETAFPKIGDNGFFGVTIPEEYGGSGQDLLAAGLVLQGFARWNHAMALSWVAHDNLCANNIYRNGNEQQRRKYLPDLCAGRTIGALGLTEPGAGSDALGSMRTTARRDGDHYVLNGSKIYITNGPVADVLLVYAKTDRGKGAHGISAFIIEKDFPGFKVAQKLTKMGYRGSQTAELVFEDCRVPAENLVGNENSGVSIVMSGLDLERAMISPLCLGISERALQLSIDYAQTRQQFGKPIGSFQMVQSMLADMYVQVETMRTFTYRTLAEAASLEIGGGGRGDIHKLTAASVMYAAEACHAVLDKAVQIHGGSGYIWESEINRLFRSIKLLEIGAGTTEVRKMIIAGELLKGGGRNVA, translated from the coding sequence ATGAGCACAGGTCATGCTGGATCGAGCGGCGACAATCGCATATCCACGTTCGGTCTTGACGAGCAGCAGCAGACAATCCTCGATCAGGCTGACCGCTTCGCCCATAAGGAGCTTTATCCGCTCTGCGAGCGAATGGACCGGGACGAGTGGTGGCCGGAAACGGCGTTTCCCAAGATCGGCGACAATGGCTTCTTCGGCGTCACCATTCCCGAGGAGTACGGCGGGTCCGGCCAGGACCTCCTGGCCGCAGGCCTTGTGCTGCAAGGCTTCGCCCGCTGGAACCATGCCATGGCGCTGTCCTGGGTGGCGCACGACAATTTGTGCGCCAACAACATCTATCGCAACGGCAACGAGCAGCAGCGCCGCAAGTATCTGCCGGATCTCTGCGCCGGCCGCACGATCGGCGCACTGGGCCTCACGGAGCCTGGCGCGGGTTCCGATGCCCTGGGATCGATGCGGACCACCGCGCGCAGAGATGGCGATCACTACGTCCTAAATGGCAGCAAGATCTACATTACGAACGGACCTGTTGCCGACGTCCTCCTCGTCTACGCCAAGACCGACCGCGGCAAAGGCGCGCATGGCATTTCCGCCTTCATCATCGAGAAGGATTTTCCCGGCTTCAAAGTCGCCCAGAAGCTGACCAAGATGGGCTATCGGGGCAGCCAGACCGCCGAACTCGTCTTCGAGGATTGCCGGGTGCCCGCCGAAAATCTCGTCGGGAACGAAAACAGCGGCGTATCCATCGTGATGAGCGGACTGGACCTCGAACGCGCGATGATCTCGCCTCTGTGCCTCGGCATTTCAGAGCGGGCGCTGCAACTTTCCATCGACTACGCGCAAACCCGCCAGCAATTCGGCAAGCCTATCGGATCGTTCCAGATGGTGCAGTCGATGCTCGCCGATATGTATGTCCAGGTCGAAACGATGCGAACCTTCACCTACCGCACGCTGGCGGAAGCGGCATCGCTGGAAATCGGCGGCGGCGGCCGCGGTGACATCCACAAGCTGACCGCGGCCTCGGTGATGTACGCGGCCGAGGCCTGTCATGCGGTGCTCGACAAGGCCGTGCAGATCCACGGCGGCAGCGGCTACATCTGGGAGTCCGAGATCAACCGGCTGTTCCGGTCGATCAAACTGCTGGAAATCGGTGCAGGCACCACGGAGGTTCGCAAGATGATCATCGCCGGCGAATTGCTGAAAGGCGGCGGTCGCAATGTCGCCTGA
- a CDS encoding AMP-binding protein, whose product MYPGMHAKPKGDQPAFIMAQSGETVTYAELEARTNQLAHFLRSRGLKRLNHYAIFMENNACYLECCGAGERAGLYFTCINSFLTPQELAYIINNSESKVLILSEEKRAVAIEALSQCPKVEVALVVNGPGDGNRILNFDDALASMSTTPITDESVGTAMLYSSGTTGQPKGIIRPLPEQPPSQQLPLFDFLQKLWRYREGLVYLSPAPLYHSAPQAAVNLVIRNGGTAIIMENFDPERYLQLVEKYRPTHSQLVPTMFSRMLKLPQAARERYDLSSLEVVIHAAAPCPAQVKEQMIEWWGPIIHEYYGATEGLGFAACDSAQWLAHRGTVGKVMLGDLHVLDENMQPCPKGTSGTLWFKTATPFEYFNDPAKTADARSPDASMSTVGDVGYVDDDGFLYLTDRATFMIVSGGVNIYPQECENLLITHPKIADAAVFGVPNEDLGEEVKAVVQLMPGIKANSALSDELIAFCAKHLSRRKCPRSIDFETELPRLPTGKLYKRLLRDRYWGDRKSRII is encoded by the coding sequence ATGTACCCAGGCATGCATGCTAAACCGAAGGGTGACCAGCCCGCCTTCATCATGGCGCAATCGGGCGAGACGGTTACCTACGCCGAACTCGAAGCACGCACCAACCAGCTCGCGCACTTCCTGCGAAGCCGCGGCCTGAAGCGTCTCAATCATTATGCGATCTTCATGGAGAACAATGCGTGCTATCTCGAGTGCTGCGGAGCAGGCGAGCGCGCCGGCCTCTACTTTACCTGCATCAATTCATTCCTGACGCCTCAGGAGCTCGCCTACATCATTAACAACAGCGAATCCAAGGTGCTGATCCTTTCGGAAGAAAAGCGTGCCGTCGCCATCGAGGCCCTTAGCCAGTGCCCGAAAGTGGAAGTTGCGCTGGTCGTGAATGGTCCGGGCGACGGCAATCGCATCCTCAATTTCGACGATGCCCTGGCATCGATGTCAACGACTCCGATCACCGACGAATCGGTCGGCACTGCAATGCTCTATTCATCGGGCACCACCGGTCAACCGAAAGGCATTATCCGCCCCCTGCCTGAACAACCGCCGTCACAGCAGCTCCCGTTGTTCGATTTTCTTCAGAAGCTTTGGCGCTATCGGGAAGGACTGGTCTATCTGTCCCCTGCTCCGCTCTATCACTCAGCGCCGCAGGCAGCCGTCAATCTCGTCATTCGCAATGGCGGAACCGCGATCATCATGGAGAATTTCGATCCGGAGCGTTACCTTCAGCTTGTCGAAAAATACCGGCCGACGCACAGTCAGCTGGTGCCGACCATGTTCTCCCGGATGCTCAAGCTGCCGCAGGCCGCAAGAGAACGCTATGATCTGTCGTCCCTCGAGGTCGTTATCCACGCGGCTGCACCCTGCCCGGCGCAGGTCAAGGAGCAGATGATAGAATGGTGGGGTCCTATCATTCACGAATATTACGGCGCGACGGAGGGGCTGGGGTTTGCCGCCTGCGACAGCGCCCAATGGCTGGCTCATCGTGGTACGGTTGGCAAAGTCATGCTTGGAGACCTGCATGTTCTGGACGAGAACATGCAGCCGTGCCCAAAAGGCACATCGGGTACGCTTTGGTTCAAGACCGCCACTCCCTTCGAGTATTTCAACGATCCGGCGAAGACGGCCGACGCACGGTCACCTGACGCATCGATGAGCACGGTGGGCGATGTCGGGTACGTGGACGACGATGGGTTCCTGTACCTGACGGACCGGGCCACCTTCATGATTGTCTCCGGCGGCGTAAATATCTACCCGCAGGAATGCGAGAACCTCCTGATCACACACCCAAAGATCGCCGACGCTGCTGTCTTCGGCGTCCCAAACGAAGACTTGGGCGAAGAAGTAAAGGCGGTTGTGCAGCTGATGCCCGGCATAAAGGCAAATTCCGCTCTTTCGGACGAACTTATCGCCTTCTGCGCCAAGCACCTGTCGCGCCGGAAGTGCCCGCGTTCGATCGATTTCGAAACCGAACTTCCCCGCTTGCCGACGGGCAAACTCTACAAGCGCTTGCTGCGTGATCGCTATTGGGGCGATCGCAAGAGCAGAATTATATAG
- a CDS encoding SDR family oxidoreductase encodes MNASKPNQQGILPRDLFAGKTVFVTGGGSGINLGIARTFAGLGANIGLCGRSQERLDAAAAGLREIGARISATSADVRMPDQLQSAMSASRDALGDIDVLICGAAGNFLVKGENLSFNGFKTVVDIDLVGSFNASRIAFEQLQRTRGSIIFITAPMAHLPHAYQAHVGPAKAGVEMLMKNLALEWGPYGIRSNSIIPGFVGDTEGMRRISSAEDRGNFVANIPLRRMGVTQEIGEAAAFLASPLASYITGTSLWVDGGQALSGSGFFNVNSAAFLANAAGA; translated from the coding sequence ATGAATGCGTCGAAGCCGAACCAACAAGGCATTCTCCCGCGCGATCTCTTTGCGGGGAAAACGGTCTTTGTCACCGGCGGCGGCAGCGGAATCAATTTGGGTATCGCACGAACGTTCGCAGGCCTCGGCGCCAATATCGGACTCTGCGGACGATCTCAGGAGCGGCTCGATGCCGCGGCAGCCGGCTTGCGCGAAATCGGCGCCAGGATATCGGCTACTTCAGCGGATGTCCGGATGCCGGATCAACTGCAATCTGCGATGAGCGCCTCCCGCGACGCTCTCGGCGACATCGACGTCCTGATCTGCGGCGCCGCGGGTAACTTCCTCGTCAAGGGCGAGAATCTTTCGTTCAACGGGTTCAAGACGGTCGTCGACATCGACCTTGTCGGGTCTTTCAACGCCAGCCGGATTGCCTTCGAGCAATTGCAGCGGACGCGAGGCTCGATCATTTTCATTACGGCACCCATGGCGCATCTGCCCCATGCCTATCAGGCCCATGTCGGCCCGGCGAAAGCTGGGGTCGAAATGCTGATGAAAAACCTTGCGCTTGAATGGGGCCCTTACGGCATTCGCTCCAACAGTATCATTCCCGGCTTTGTCGGGGATACCGAAGGCATGCGGCGGATTTCTTCCGCGGAGGACAGGGGCAATTTCGTGGCCAACATCCCGCTGCGCCGCATGGGCGTCACGCAGGAGATCGGTGAAGCGGCGGCGTTTCTGGCTTCACCGCTCGCATCGTACATCACGGGCACGTCGCTTTGGGTCGATGGCGGACAGGCGCTATCCGGTTCCGGCTTCTTTAACGTCAATAGCGCCGCATTCCTGGCGAACGCTGCGGGCGCATAG
- a CDS encoding DUF2118 domain-containing protein translates to MHHTFDIGGEPHAIWLSRSPEGYRLALAEGGSAAVSLAQTRGGEGRLTVDGSSEPIAYVVEGDTVHIHLRGRSYAVRYVDPLVALAVEADTAGHHIARAPMPGVVVSVRAVVGERVAAGAVVAVIESMKLETTIRAAQDGIVEKIHVRAGESFDRDAALVTLSREDS, encoded by the coding sequence GTGCATCACACCTTCGACATTGGTGGGGAACCTCACGCGATCTGGCTTTCGCGCTCGCCGGAGGGATATCGCCTGGCGCTTGCTGAGGGAGGAAGTGCGGCTGTCTCGCTCGCCCAAACCCGAGGTGGCGAGGGACGTCTGACCGTTGACGGCAGCAGCGAACCGATCGCTTACGTGGTCGAAGGGGATACGGTTCACATACATCTTCGCGGCAGGTCGTATGCCGTGCGTTATGTTGATCCGCTGGTTGCCCTCGCGGTTGAGGCGGACACCGCCGGACACCATATTGCCCGAGCCCCGATGCCCGGCGTCGTGGTGTCGGTGAGGGCGGTTGTTGGCGAACGGGTGGCGGCGGGCGCCGTGGTAGCCGTTATCGAGAGCATGAAGCTCGAAACGACGATCCGCGCAGCGCAAGACGGCATCGTTGAGAAAATTCATGTCAGGGCAGGGGAGAGTTTTGATCGTGATGCGGCCTTGGTGACGCTTTCCCGGGAGGATAGTTGA
- a CDS encoding acyl-CoA carboxylase subunit beta, translating to MQRVSSLIDTRDDDYRANDMHNRRLASELKERQKVARHVRPERDRERLRRQNKMFVRDRIEALLDQGTPFLELSTLAGNMAYDGEVPGAAQVTGIGIVSGKEVIVHADDASVKGGAWYPLSVKKIVRALDIAIENHLPVVHLCDSAGGFLPLQAEFFADRYFAGRIFRNQSILSKMGVPQVAVVMGHCTAGGAYIPALSDYNVIVRGTGAIFLGGPPLVKAATGEEVTVEELGGADMHTSVSGTGDYAASSELHAIAIARDIVERFRRPEKAGVDWIEPEPPAYDPEQLYGIIPRDPRVQFDMREVIARMVDGSRFHEYQPRYGQSLICGFSRVHGYQIGILANNGVLFNDSSLKGAHFIQLCDKNRTPLLFLQNITGFMVGREYERRGITKDGAKLIMAVAGASVPKFTVVCNGSYGAGTYGMSGRAFDPRFMFSWPQSQVSVMGAEQAAGVLTDVKLRQLARSGLQLSEQETSAIRDPVLEDYRRQSSAYYATSEIWDDGILDPVDTRNAIGISLSAALNAPIASPHYGVFRM from the coding sequence ATGCAGCGCGTCAGCTCCCTGATCGACACGCGCGACGATGATTACCGCGCCAACGACATGCACAACCGGCGTCTCGCCTCCGAGCTGAAGGAACGCCAGAAAGTCGCGCGCCACGTTCGGCCCGAACGTGACAGGGAACGGCTTCGCCGTCAGAACAAGATGTTCGTCCGCGACCGTATCGAAGCCTTACTCGACCAGGGAACGCCGTTCCTGGAGCTTTCGACGCTGGCAGGTAACATGGCCTATGACGGCGAGGTTCCGGGCGCGGCCCAGGTGACGGGAATCGGCATCGTATCCGGCAAGGAAGTCATCGTTCACGCCGACGACGCGAGCGTCAAGGGCGGGGCGTGGTATCCGCTGTCGGTCAAGAAAATCGTGCGCGCGCTCGATATTGCGATCGAAAACCATCTTCCGGTCGTTCATCTCTGCGACAGCGCCGGCGGCTTTCTGCCGCTGCAGGCCGAATTCTTCGCAGACCGCTATTTCGCCGGACGCATCTTCCGCAACCAGTCCATCCTGTCGAAGATGGGCGTGCCCCAGGTCGCCGTGGTGATGGGTCATTGCACCGCCGGTGGCGCCTACATTCCCGCGCTCAGTGACTACAACGTCATTGTTCGTGGCACCGGAGCGATCTTTCTCGGAGGCCCGCCGCTTGTGAAAGCGGCGACCGGCGAGGAAGTGACCGTCGAGGAACTGGGCGGCGCCGACATGCATACCAGCGTATCGGGAACCGGAGACTATGCGGCATCCTCCGAGCTGCATGCGATCGCGATCGCCCGGGATATTGTCGAACGGTTTCGACGGCCTGAAAAGGCAGGCGTCGACTGGATCGAGCCGGAGCCGCCGGCGTATGATCCGGAACAACTCTACGGCATTATCCCCCGGGATCCCCGGGTGCAGTTTGATATGCGCGAGGTGATCGCGCGCATGGTGGATGGCAGCCGCTTTCACGAATACCAGCCGCGCTACGGTCAATCGCTGATCTGCGGCTTCTCCCGCGTGCATGGCTATCAGATTGGAATACTCGCCAACAACGGCGTGCTGTTCAACGACAGCTCGCTGAAAGGCGCGCATTTCATCCAGCTCTGCGACAAGAACCGGACGCCGCTACTGTTTCTGCAGAACATCACCGGCTTCATGGTCGGACGCGAGTACGAGCGGCGCGGTATCACCAAGGACGGCGCAAAGCTGATTATGGCAGTGGCCGGTGCGTCCGTTCCGAAATTTACGGTGGTCTGCAACGGATCTTACGGCGCTGGAACCTACGGCATGTCGGGACGTGCCTTCGACCCGCGGTTCATGTTTTCCTGGCCTCAGTCCCAGGTTTCGGTGATGGGCGCTGAGCAGGCGGCCGGTGTCCTGACCGATGTGAAACTGCGGCAGCTCGCCCGCAGCGGCCTGCAATTGTCCGAACAGGAGACCTCGGCCATTCGCGATCCGGTTCTGGAAGACTATCGGCGCCAATCGAGCGCCTATTACGCCACATCGGAAATCTGGGACGACGGCATCCTTGATCCCGTCGACACCCGCAATGCCATCGGCATCTCGCTGAGCGCAGCTCTCAACGCGCCGATTGCCTCGCCACACTACGGTGTGTTCCGAATGTAG
- a CDS encoding TetR/AcrR family transcriptional regulator has protein sequence MQDRYDAIVEAAKSAFSEKGYEATSIADIARTAQISDGLVYRYFRNKRELLYEVLKKFYERILLDLETQAFRHDAFTARLEALIRRHLQVFVADTDLCRLFISEVRTASDYEGSSIQELNRQYTSVLIRIVRDAVKAGEVRPDVNPKLLRDVLFGAIEHLAWRHVNGKGQLRVTQTARDLTLMLTSGICGVR, from the coding sequence ATGCAGGATCGTTACGATGCGATCGTTGAAGCCGCCAAGAGCGCTTTTTCCGAAAAGGGATACGAGGCAACTTCGATCGCCGATATTGCACGCACGGCGCAGATTTCCGATGGTCTCGTCTATCGTTATTTCCGCAACAAGCGGGAATTGCTGTATGAGGTGCTCAAAAAATTCTACGAGCGGATCCTTCTTGATCTCGAAACCCAGGCCTTCAGGCACGACGCGTTTACCGCGCGGCTCGAAGCCCTCATTCGCAGGCATCTGCAGGTCTTTGTGGCGGACACCGATCTGTGTCGTCTGTTTATTTCTGAGGTAAGGACCGCAAGCGACTACGAGGGCTCTTCGATCCAGGAGTTGAACAGGCAGTACACTTCCGTACTCATTCGCATCGTCAGGGATGCGGTGAAGGCGGGTGAGGTGCGGCCAGACGTGAACCCCAAGCTTCTGCGCGACGTGCTCTTTGGCGCGATCGAGCATCTGGCCTGGCGTCATGTCAATGGCAAGGGCCAGCTTCGAGTTACGCAAACCGCTCGTGACCTCACACTCATGCTGACCTCCGGCATTTGTGGTGTCCGGTGA
- a CDS encoding long-chain-fatty-acid--CoA ligase, with amino-acid sequence MPEESLYRNLISRVNLGDLLIRSAARAPGRLAIVDADRRLTYREFNEWVNRTAHGLTGLGYRRGDALGLMTANNAEFIVTYFACAKLGLVCVPINLFWRYGELAYVLNHAAVKGVVVESALIEQLEGALGDTAGVKDVVVIGDVGDTAIADRRTVTFDALQKGMPQHEPAAFVTDRDPISYLYTSGTTSAPKGVVSSHLAVYLESLGVALDTRMTADDRVTALMPLFHTAQLNVIVTPAIAVGAAIFIQRGFDADRLLTLIESEHLTLTFALPMMYRAMLEQLDQHDRDVSSMRLAIYAMAPMPTHELQNAIARFGCEFALMFGQTEMNPLAVYFRPEHQLSHPGAVGTPSANVEVAIMDEAGRFLPQGQSGEIVYRSPQVMSGYLHDPAATAAAFVHGWFHSGDSGHFDRDGILWFEDRFKDVIKSGGENVASIEVEKALYAADPGVQETAVIGLPHDRWGEAVTALVILKAGHTIDEETLLRKVRSHLSPFKCPKRIIFTETMPKTATGKIQKAKLRAELVGIYRT; translated from the coding sequence ATGCCTGAGGAAAGTCTGTATCGAAATCTTATTTCTCGCGTCAATCTCGGCGACCTTCTGATCCGCAGCGCTGCGCGGGCTCCGGGTCGGCTCGCCATCGTCGATGCGGATCGTCGCCTCACCTACCGCGAATTCAATGAATGGGTAAACAGAACAGCGCATGGACTCACGGGCCTCGGCTATCGGCGCGGCGATGCCCTGGGATTAATGACGGCGAACAACGCGGAATTTATTGTCACCTATTTCGCCTGTGCCAAACTGGGCCTGGTGTGCGTGCCCATCAATCTGTTCTGGCGCTACGGTGAACTTGCCTATGTGCTGAATCATGCCGCCGTCAAAGGCGTCGTGGTCGAGAGTGCACTGATCGAACAACTTGAGGGCGCGCTGGGCGATACCGCCGGTGTGAAGGACGTGGTCGTCATTGGCGACGTGGGCGATACGGCGATCGCAGATCGCCGGACCGTTACCTTCGACGCGCTGCAGAAGGGCATGCCCCAACACGAACCGGCAGCTTTCGTCACAGACCGCGACCCGATATCGTATCTTTACACCAGCGGCACCACCTCGGCGCCCAAGGGCGTGGTCAGCAGCCATCTGGCGGTCTATCTTGAGTCCCTTGGGGTCGCACTCGACACACGCATGACGGCGGACGATCGCGTGACGGCTCTCATGCCGTTGTTCCACACCGCCCAGTTGAATGTCATCGTGACGCCGGCGATCGCGGTCGGCGCTGCTATTTTCATTCAGCGTGGTTTCGACGCGGATCGCCTTCTCACCCTGATCGAATCCGAGCACCTGACCCTGACATTCGCATTGCCTATGATGTATCGCGCCATGCTGGAACAGCTAGATCAGCATGATCGCGACGTTTCGAGCATGCGTCTTGCGATTTATGCGATGGCGCCGATGCCGACCCACGAACTACAGAACGCGATCGCGCGCTTCGGTTGCGAGTTCGCCCTGATGTTCGGCCAAACCGAGATGAACCCGCTTGCAGTGTATTTCCGGCCGGAGCATCAATTGAGCCATCCAGGGGCGGTCGGCACGCCGTCAGCCAATGTCGAAGTCGCGATCATGGACGAAGCGGGCCGGTTTTTGCCTCAAGGTCAATCAGGTGAAATCGTCTATCGCAGTCCGCAAGTCATGTCGGGCTATCTGCACGATCCCGCCGCCACTGCCGCGGCCTTCGTCCATGGCTGGTTTCACTCCGGCGATTCCGGCCATTTCGACAGGGACGGCATTCTGTGGTTCGAGGACCGATTCAAGGACGTAATCAAGAGCGGCGGCGAGAACGTCGCGTCCATTGAGGTGGAAAAGGCGCTCTACGCCGCTGATCCCGGCGTGCAGGAGACAGCCGTAATCGGTCTGCCGCATGATCGCTGGGGCGAAGCGGTGACAGCACTCGTCATTCTCAAAGCTGGGCATACGATCGATGAAGAGACCCTTCTGAGGAAAGTGCGGAGTCATCTCAGCCCGTTCAAATGCCCGAAACGCATTATTTTCACCGAGACAATGCCGAAGACCGCAACCGGCAAGATTCAGAAGGCGAAGCTGCGAGCCGAACTGGTCGGGATCTACCGAACTTAG
- a CDS encoding acetyl-CoA carboxylase biotin carboxylase subunit: MIGRFSFGLVLVANRGEIAVRIIRTVQKLGLQSAVVYHEVDARSLAVTLADHAINISGKTPVSSYLDADQIIAAALSVGAGAIHPGYGFLSENAGFARAVGAAGLVFVGPSASAIELMGDKIRARNFVARSGFPVAPSAIEEDDPGTFLDRARAVGAPLLVKPSAGGGGKGMRIVRDLAELDDAVAQARGEGLRYFGDGRLYAERFVERPRHIEVQVLGDSFGNVVHLHERECSVQRRFQKIIEETPSPALSADLRKTICETAAGIARAAGYRNAGTVEFIYGQGEFYFLEMNTRLQVEHPVTEMTTELDLVEQQLVVAAGHPLAFKQEDVRASGHAIEARLYAEAPERDFAPTTGKVLALAYPQGEGVRVDSGIAKGQLVTTSFDPMLAKIIVHASTRSEAIARASRAIEDFVLLGCETNAAFLGRILGDEGFKAGEVHTGYLDEHPGIAKGAAPDEGIQMRLLAATALLTRPVRDAAHAVPALHASIGSWRN, from the coding sequence GTGATCGGTCGTTTTTCGTTCGGTCTGGTTCTCGTCGCCAATCGCGGCGAAATCGCCGTTCGCATCATCCGGACAGTGCAGAAGCTCGGATTGCAGAGTGCGGTCGTCTATCATGAGGTCGATGCTCGGTCCCTCGCGGTGACGCTCGCGGATCACGCGATCAATATATCCGGAAAAACCCCTGTTTCGTCCTATCTGGATGCCGACCAGATCATCGCCGCTGCCTTGTCAGTTGGTGCCGGTGCGATTCACCCCGGCTATGGCTTTCTCTCCGAGAATGCGGGCTTTGCCCGCGCGGTCGGAGCCGCTGGACTTGTTTTTGTCGGCCCGTCTGCCAGCGCGATCGAGTTGATGGGAGACAAGATCCGGGCGCGCAATTTTGTTGCGCGCAGCGGATTTCCAGTGGCGCCATCTGCTATCGAGGAGGATGATCCCGGCACCTTTCTTGACCGCGCGCGCGCGGTCGGTGCGCCTCTTCTCGTCAAGCCATCGGCAGGAGGAGGCGGCAAGGGTATGCGCATTGTTCGCGATCTCGCCGAGCTCGACGATGCGGTGGCGCAGGCGCGGGGCGAAGGGCTGCGCTATTTCGGCGATGGCCGATTGTATGCCGAGCGGTTCGTCGAAAGACCAAGACATATCGAGGTTCAGGTTCTCGGCGATTCCTTCGGCAATGTGGTGCACCTGCACGAACGGGAATGTTCGGTGCAGCGGCGTTTCCAGAAGATCATAGAAGAAACGCCGTCGCCGGCGCTCTCGGCCGACCTCCGCAAGACCATCTGCGAGACAGCCGCGGGCATTGCGCGGGCAGCCGGGTACAGGAATGCCGGAACCGTGGAGTTTATCTACGGGCAAGGCGAGTTCTATTTTCTCGAAATGAACACGCGGCTGCAGGTTGAACATCCTGTGACCGAGATGACGACCGAATTGGACTTGGTCGAGCAGCAGCTAGTCGTTGCGGCCGGCCATCCGCTCGCCTTCAAACAGGAAGATGTGCGGGCCAGCGGCCATGCCATCGAAGCCCGGCTTTACGCGGAGGCGCCTGAGCGTGACTTTGCGCCGACGACGGGCAAGGTGTTGGCGCTCGCATATCCGCAAGGTGAGGGGGTCCGCGTCGATAGCGGCATCGCCAAGGGACAGCTTGTTACGACCTCATTCGATCCGATGCTGGCAAAGATCATCGTCCATGCGTCGACCCGAAGCGAGGCGATCGCGCGCGCAAGCCGGGCCATCGAGGATTTCGTCCTGCTGGGATGCGAGACCAATGCTGCTTTCCTCGGACGCATCCTGGGCGATGAAGGCTTTAAGGCCGGCGAGGTCCACACCGGTTATCTCGACGAACACCCGGGCATCGCCAAGGGGGCTGCGCCTGACGAGGGTATCCAAATGCGGTTGTTGGCGGCGACGGCGCTGCTGACCAGACCGGTGCGTGACGCGGCGCATGCCGTACCCGCCCTGCATGCTTCCATCGGAAGCTGGAGAAACTGA